The following proteins are co-located in the Paludibaculum fermentans genome:
- a CDS encoding DNA-3-methyladenine glycosylase family protein — protein sequence MRVIPVTQPFPWATMLDYLAVRCTPCLEGVEGGEYQRHGRAVVRLAEEGLAVEGEHAPVARLFDCACPVNEVKRVLGRDPLLKARLKRLPGVRVPGCWDPFELAVRAILGQQVSVRGAHTLMRRLNERCPEFTPAQVAECDLRSIGLTNSRTATIRALAESGIDFTGEWAEVAGQLLSIRGIGPWTVSYLGMRVGRDPDSFPQSDLGLLHAFGTRDPKELLRAAERWRPFRAYAAMLLWMTPQEADIP from the coding sequence ATGCGCGTGATCCCGGTGACGCAGCCCTTCCCGTGGGCAACGATGCTCGACTATCTGGCGGTGCGGTGCACGCCCTGCCTGGAGGGGGTGGAAGGCGGTGAGTATCAGCGGCACGGGCGGGCGGTGGTGCGGCTGGCGGAAGAAGGGTTGGCGGTGGAGGGGGAGCATGCCCCCGTGGCGCGCTTGTTTGACTGCGCGTGTCCGGTGAACGAGGTGAAGCGCGTTCTGGGGCGGGATCCGCTGTTGAAGGCGAGGCTGAAGCGGCTGCCGGGCGTGCGTGTGCCGGGCTGCTGGGATCCGTTTGAACTGGCAGTGCGGGCGATTCTGGGGCAGCAGGTGAGCGTCCGCGGGGCGCATACCCTGATGCGGCGCCTGAATGAGCGGTGTCCGGAATTCACACCGGCGCAGGTGGCGGAGTGCGACCTGCGGTCCATCGGGTTGACGAACAGCCGGACGGCGACGATCCGCGCGCTGGCGGAGAGCGGCATCGACTTCACGGGCGAATGGGCGGAGGTGGCGGGGCAGTTGCTGTCGATTCGCGGCATTGGCCCGTGGACGGTGAGTTATCTGGGGATGCGGGTGGGGCGGGATCCGGATTCGTTTCCGCAGTCGGACCTGGGGCTGCTGCACGCGTTTGGCACCCGGGATCCGAAGGAGTTGCTGCGGGCGGCCGAGCGCTGGCGGCCGTTCCGGGCGTATGCGGCGATGCTTTTGTGGATGACGCCGCAAGAAGCGGATATTCCCTAA